CGAAGGATCGCTCAGCATCTTCCCGATCCCCAATTTCGACATCAGCGCCTCGGCCGCCTATTCGGATATCAAATATGACGATTATCCGGGCGCCGCGTGCCTCGCGTCGCAGCCGGTGACCTGCACCCCGGCGACGAACAACCTTGCCGGCTTCCCGGTCGCCTATTCGTCGAAGTGGACGGGCAGCGTCACCGCGCATGCACGCTTCGACATGTCCGATGCGATGAAGCTCGACATCACCGGCGTCGCGGCCGGCCGCTCGAAATATTTCAATTCGGACAACCAGAGCCCGATCTTCGGCGTCCAGGGCGGCTATGTGAAGCTCGACCTGCGCGTCCAGCTCGCCGATCAGGACGATCGCTGGCATCTGGCGCTGGTCGGCAAAAACCTGACCAACCAGAAGACGATCGGCAGCGCGTTCAACCTGCCCGCACCGATCACGCCGGTTCCGCGCGCGATCCTCTACCTCGAACCCACCCGCAACATTTCGGTCGAGGCCGGGTTCAAGTTCTGATGTGCCGGGGCCCGGCCGCGATCGACGCTTTCCTCGACAGGGAAGCGGCGGTCGCGGTCGTGACCTCCTATGCGTCGGCGCTCGATGCGCGCGACTGGGTCGCGTATCGCGCCCTCTTCACCGACGAGATCGCGATCGATTATGGCGCGATCGGCTCGCTTGTCGCGACGGTGCCGGCGGACGAGTGGACGAACCGCTGCAAGACGCTCGAAGGTTTCGACGCGACCGCGCACCGGCTGCACAATATCGTCGCGACGATCGAAGGCGATCATGCGACGGTCGCGAGCATCGTCGATGCGGTCCATCTCGTCGGAATCGAGGACCGCGCCCTGCTCGGCGACCTGATCGGGCGCTACACCCATCGACTGGTGCGGGGGGACGGGTGGAGGATCGCCGGCGTGACATTGACCGTCGTCGGCTATCCTGCCGGAAAGGAGGCGTTCGACGACGCCTTCGCAGCCGCGCGCGCCATTTTCGCCGAAGGAAGTACCGGATGATCGATGTTTATTTCACCCCCACTCCGAATGGCCACAAAGTGTCGATCATGCTCGAAGAGACCGGGCTGGCGCATAATCTGATCGCGATGAACATGCTTGAGGGCGATCATCTGACCCCCGAATATCGCCGCATCAACCCCAACGGCCGCCTGCCCGCCATCGTCGATCACGAC
The Sphingopyxis macrogoltabida genome window above contains:
- a CDS encoding nuclear transport factor 2 family protein; its protein translation is MCRGPAAIDAFLDREAAVAVVTSYASALDARDWVAYRALFTDEIAIDYGAIGSLVATVPADEWTNRCKTLEGFDATAHRLHNIVATIEGDHATVASIVDAVHLVGIEDRALLGDLIGRYTHRLVRGDGWRIAGVTLTVVGYPAGKEAFDDAFAAARAIFAEGSTG